A window from Mustela erminea isolate mMusErm1 chromosome 17, mMusErm1.Pri, whole genome shotgun sequence encodes these proteins:
- the G0S2 gene encoding G0/G1 switch protein 2: METVQELIPLARELMAQRPNRKVLKLYVLGGVLAFVGVVIGLVETVCSPFTAASRLRDKEAAVAELQAAQERKSLAIQTLREKSKQQEAVLCSRALALRQHAS, from the coding sequence ATGGAAACGGTGCAGGAGCTGATCCCGCTGGCCAGGGAGCTGATGGCCCAGAGGCCCAATCGGAAGGTGCTGAAGCTGTACGTGCTGGGCGGCGTGCTGGCCTTCGTCGGCGTGGTGATCGGCCTGGTGGAGACTGTGTGCAGCCCCTTCACCGCCGCTAGCCGCTTGCGGGACAAGGAGGCGGCGGTGGCCGAGCTCCAGGCGGCCCAAGAGCGGAAGAGCCTCGCGATCCAGACCCTGCGGGAGAAAAGCAAGCAGCAGGAGGCCGTCCTCTGCAGCCGCGCGCTCGCCCTCCGGCAGCACGCCTCGTAG